In the Chlorobium limicola DSM 245 genome, one interval contains:
- a CDS encoding sodium ion-translocating decarboxylase subunit beta — MRKILFLMLSLLCFTTAGYAQSFFQTEEGIVTLAVPEDLELVKVPVRDSRMLKVGDDVRQGDFLGLFADQHHNKITVSAGVSGHVTYVNESLYNKYTRVPAGAVLLKIEKQDLLTSVQGSDATTERLSLSIVFKNLIESTGIYALIVDNRLTWTEGLGRILMMSVGALLIYLAIAKGFEPLLLIPIGMGAVFSNIPLAYINDEGGILYYVFNVGIQSGVFPLLIFMGVGAMTDFGPMIANPKTSLLGGAAQLGIFGTLIGALLLTQYVPGINFSMKDAASIGIIGGADGPTSIFVASRLSPALLGSIAVAAYSYMALVPIIQPPIMKWLTTEEERKIKMSQLRYVSKREKILFPIIVILLCALLLPSAAPLIGFLMFGNLMRECGVVERLSDTAQNSLINIVTIFLGLGVGSKLSAEKFLNIETLGIIVLGLIAFSLGTAGGVLMAKFMNLFLKQKINPLIGSAGVSAVPMAARVSNKVGLDADPHNFLLMHAMGPNVSGVIGSAVAAGVLLAVFM, encoded by the coding sequence CTGATGCTTTCCCTGCTGTGCTTCACGACGGCGGGGTATGCGCAAAGTTTTTTTCAGACCGAAGAGGGCATTGTAACCCTTGCGGTGCCTGAAGATCTCGAACTGGTGAAAGTTCCTGTGCGCGACAGCCGGATGCTGAAAGTAGGCGACGATGTCCGTCAGGGCGATTTTCTCGGACTGTTCGCCGACCAGCACCACAACAAGATCACGGTGAGCGCCGGTGTGTCGGGGCATGTTACCTACGTCAACGAAAGCCTCTACAACAAGTATACCAGGGTTCCCGCCGGTGCGGTGCTGCTGAAGATAGAGAAGCAGGATTTGCTGACCAGCGTGCAGGGTTCCGATGCTACAACCGAACGACTCTCTCTGTCGATAGTTTTTAAAAACCTTATTGAAAGTACCGGTATTTACGCTCTGATCGTCGATAACAGGCTGACCTGGACCGAGGGTCTCGGACGCATTCTCATGATGAGCGTCGGCGCTCTGCTGATCTACCTGGCCATCGCAAAAGGGTTCGAGCCGCTGCTGCTGATTCCTATTGGCATGGGTGCGGTTTTTTCCAATATTCCGCTTGCCTACATCAACGACGAGGGTGGTATTCTCTACTATGTTTTCAATGTCGGTATCCAGAGCGGCGTCTTTCCCCTGCTTATCTTCATGGGTGTCGGTGCCATGACCGACTTCGGCCCCATGATTGCCAACCCGAAAACAAGTCTGCTCGGCGGCGCCGCACAGCTCGGTATTTTCGGAACCCTGATCGGCGCCCTGCTGCTTACGCAGTATGTGCCGGGCATCAACTTTTCCATGAAGGATGCCGCTTCGATCGGTATTATCGGCGGTGCTGATGGTCCTACCTCCATTTTTGTTGCCTCACGCCTCAGCCCGGCCCTGCTCGGCAGTATCGCCGTTGCAGCTTACTCCTATATGGCGCTTGTGCCGATCATTCAGCCGCCCATCATGAAGTGGCTTACCACCGAGGAGGAGCGCAAAATCAAGATGAGCCAGCTCCGTTATGTTTCGAAGCGTGAGAAGATCCTTTTTCCGATCATCGTCATCTTGCTTTGCGCTTTGCTGCTGCCTTCTGCTGCACCCCTGATCGGTTTTCTCATGTTCGGCAATCTCATGCGGGAGTGCGGTGTTGTCGAGAGGCTCAGCGATACGGCCCAGAACTCGCTCATCAACATCGTAACCATTTTTCTTGGGCTTGGCGTCGGCAGCAAGCTTTCCGCCGAGAAGTTTCTCAATATCGAGACGCTCGGTATCATCGTGCTCGGCCTTATCGCCTTCTCGCTCGGCACGGCCGGAGGCGTTCTGATGGCGAAGTTCATGAACCTTTTCCTGAAGCAGAAAATCAATCCGCTGATCGGTTCGGCCGGCGTGTCGGCGGTGCCGATGGCCGCACGCGTATCGAACAAGGTCGGTCTCGATGCCGATCCGCACAACTTCCTGCTCATGCATGCCATGGGTCCGAACGTTTCGGGAGTTATCGGTTCAGCCGTGGCTGCCGGCGTGCTTCTTGCTGTATTCATGTAA
- a CDS encoding leucine-rich repeat domain-containing protein codes for MEQNTYSNCPICGFPLSSESAVCPRCGNDILEDINSLDEQSMDLHRHNIEEKKAAWYTRCITENLGFCENPVEESCPDTAKISGTRHLYCSSEEREFLGTCNRSSLVDDSSLRRKWWNCLTADWKEVVKSTIKLVRDPSESELLDFFQTTHLRCDNRRVHDLLPVRMLEHLQQLRCDESPVENLEPIANLIHLQRLYAFDCDIASLEPLRNLRNLKLLWISSTQITSLEPLKNLVNLEELYCSETMITDLSPLQSMLSLEKLSCYKTEITNLDPLRSLEDLIELGINNTGIDDLAPLAGLRNLEYLRCSKTNIASLDPLKNIIGLRELNVSKTKISSVEPLAGLVDLEELDISHTLVRSIEPLMHLESFEKLELLAGQIPDMEIERFIELHPGCEVLLKN; via the coding sequence TTGGAGCAGAACACCTACAGCAATTGCCCGATATGCGGTTTCCCGCTCTCCTCGGAGAGTGCGGTCTGCCCCCGGTGCGGTAACGATATTCTCGAAGACATCAACTCTCTTGACGAGCAGAGCATGGACCTTCATCGTCACAATATCGAAGAAAAAAAGGCTGCCTGGTACACGCGCTGCATAACGGAAAATCTCGGGTTCTGTGAAAATCCGGTTGAAGAGTCATGCCCCGATACAGCGAAAATATCCGGAACACGACACCTCTACTGCAGTTCGGAAGAACGTGAATTTCTGGGTACCTGTAACAGGTCCTCCCTTGTCGATGACAGCTCGCTCCGCAGGAAATGGTGGAACTGTCTTACAGCCGACTGGAAAGAGGTGGTCAAAAGCACCATAAAACTGGTACGCGATCCCTCCGAGAGCGAACTTCTCGATTTTTTTCAAACCACTCATCTGCGCTGCGATAATCGCCGCGTGCACGATCTTCTCCCGGTACGCATGCTCGAGCATCTCCAGCAGCTGCGCTGTGATGAATCGCCGGTGGAGAATCTCGAACCCATTGCGAATCTCATCCATCTGCAGCGTCTCTATGCGTTCGACTGTGATATCGCGTCTCTCGAACCTCTGCGCAATCTCCGGAATCTGAAACTGCTCTGGATATCGAGTACTCAGATAACATCGCTGGAGCCATTGAAAAATCTGGTCAATCTTGAAGAACTGTACTGTTCGGAAACCATGATTACCGACCTCTCACCCCTGCAATCGATGCTCTCGCTTGAGAAGCTCAGCTGCTATAAAACGGAAATCACCAATCTCGATCCCTTGAGATCTCTTGAAGATCTCATCGAACTCGGCATCAACAACACGGGTATTGACGATCTGGCTCCACTTGCCGGTCTGCGTAATCTCGAGTACCTTCGCTGCAGCAAAACCAACATAGCAAGCCTTGATCCTCTAAAAAATATCATCGGGCTGAGAGAACTCAATGTCTCAAAAACAAAGATATCCTCGGTCGAACCGCTTGCAGGTCTCGTTGATCTCGAGGAACTCGATATTTCGCATACTCTTGTACGCTCAATAGAGCCGCTCATGCATCTGGAAAGTTTCGAAAAGCTCGAGCTTTTGGCAGGCCAGATTCCCGATATGGAGATCGAACGGTTCATTGAACTGCATCCCGGCTGTGAAGTCCTGCTGAAAAACTGA